In Paroedura picta isolate Pp20150507F chromosome 12, Ppicta_v3.0, whole genome shotgun sequence, one DNA window encodes the following:
- the SLC2A8 gene encoding solute carrier family 2, facilitated glucose transporter member 8 isoform X1 yields the protein MSSEETSPLLGSRDGPAGIQEASALGIYLSRVQNRNLYLATFAAVLGPLSFGFILGYSSPAIPALKHSVNPALRLDDTQASWFGSIVTLGAAAGGILGGYMVDKIGRKLSLMLCALPYVIGFTVIIAAQDIWMLHAGRLLNGLASGVTSLVVPIYISEVAHSKVRGMLGSCVQLMVVTGILGAYVAGTGLQWRWLAVLGSLPPCVMLGMMAFMPETPRFLLRQNKRSEAIAALEFLRGPLVDHEWECSEIEASAGEQQKLAVAEFKNPVIYKPFLIGITMMFFQQMSGINAIMFYAETIFEEANFKNSSIAPVIVGSIQVFFTAVAALFIDRTGRKILLAVSGIIMAISAAVFGTYFKITAPSLGNSSHIDSLNALRMEEGHHLSWLAVLSLGLFIMGFALGWGPIPWLVMSEIFPLRARGVASGACVLTNWLMAFLVTKEFHDFMVLLTPYGTFWLFSAACLLNVLFTALCVPETKGKTLEEIETYFQESRQPSTF from the exons CAGAGTCCAGAACCGGAATCTCTACCTGGCCACGTTTGCCGCTGTGTTGGGACCGCTGAGTTTCGGATTCATCCTTGGCTACAGCTCTCCAGCGATTCCAGCCTTGAAGCACAGCGTCAATCCAGCTTTAAGGCTAGATGACACCCAAGCATCTTGGTTTGGG TCTATCGTCACTCTGGGCGCTGCAGCTGGCGGGATCCTGGGAGGCTACATGGTGGATAAAATCGGCAGGAAGCTGAGCCTGATGCTTTGCGCGCTCCCATACGTGATTGGCTTCACGGTCATCATCGCCGCCCAGGACATCTGGATGCTGCATGCCGGCCGGCTCCTGAACGGCTTGGCCAGCGGCGTCACATCCTTGGTGGTTCCG ATATATATTTCTGAAGTGGCTCACTCCAAGGTCCGAGGGATGCTGGGTTCATGCGTTCAGCTGATGGTGGTGACAGGCATCCTGGGAGCATACGTAGCAG GCACGGGGCTCCAGTGGCGCTGGCTGGCTGTTCTGGGCTCCCTCCCGCCCTGCGTCATGCTGGGGATGATGGCTTTCATGCCCGAGACGCCGCGCTTCTTGCTGCGTCAGAACAAGCGCTCCGAAGCGATTGCTGCTCTGGAGTTTCTGCGGGGACCCCTGGTGGACCACGAGTGGGAGTGCAGCGAGATCGAAGCGAGTGCTGGAGAGCAG CAGAAGCTGGCTGTAGCGGAGTTCAAGAATCCAGTCATCTACAAGCCGTTCCTAATTGGGATCACCATGATGTTCTTCCAGCAAATGTCGGGGATCAACGCCATCATGTTTTATGCAGAAACAATATTTGAGGAGGCCAACTTCAAG AACAGCAGCATTGCACCCGTCATCGTGGGGTCCATACAAGTCTTTTTCACAGCAGTGGCTGCCCTCTTCATTGACAGAACGGGACGGAAGATACTTCTGGCCGTATCAG GGATCATCATGGCCATCAGTGCAGCAGTGTTTGGGACCTACTTCAAAATAACGGCCCCCAGTCTCGGCAACTCCTCCCACATCGACTCATTGAATGCGCTGCGCATGGAAGAAGGCCACCACCTCTCCTGGCTGGCAGTGCTGAGTCTGGGTCTCTTCATCATGG GTTTTGCCCTGGGCTGGGGTCCAATCCcatggctggtgatgtctgaaaTATTCCCCCTCCGGGCACGAGGAGTGGCCAGTGGTGCCTGTGTCTTGACCAACTGGCTCATGGCGTTTCTGGTAACCAAAGAATTCCATGACTTCATG GTTCTCCTGACTCCTTATGGTACGTTCTGGCTGTTCTCTGCTGCCTGTCTTCTCAACGTGCTCTTCACTGCACTTTGTGTGCCCGAAACCAAAGGAAAGACCCTGGAAGAGATAGAGACTTATTTCCAGGAATCCCGTCAGCCATCTACATTCTGA
- the SLC2A8 gene encoding solute carrier family 2, facilitated glucose transporter member 8 isoform X2 → MVDKIGRKLSLMLCALPYVIGFTVIIAAQDIWMLHAGRLLNGLASGVTSLVVPIYISEVAHSKVRGMLGSCVQLMVVTGILGAYVAGTGLQWRWLAVLGSLPPCVMLGMMAFMPETPRFLLRQNKRSEAIAALEFLRGPLVDHEWECSEIEASAGEQQKLAVAEFKNPVIYKPFLIGITMMFFQQMSGINAIMFYAETIFEEANFKNSSIAPVIVGSIQVFFTAVAALFIDRTGRKILLAVSGIIMAISAAVFGTYFKITAPSLGNSSHIDSLNALRMEEGHHLSWLAVLSLGLFIMGFALGWGPIPWLVMSEIFPLRARGVASGACVLTNWLMAFLVTKEFHDFMVLLTPYGTFWLFSAACLLNVLFTALCVPETKGKTLEEIETYFQESRQPSTF, encoded by the exons ATGGTGGATAAAATCGGCAGGAAGCTGAGCCTGATGCTTTGCGCGCTCCCATACGTGATTGGCTTCACGGTCATCATCGCCGCCCAGGACATCTGGATGCTGCATGCCGGCCGGCTCCTGAACGGCTTGGCCAGCGGCGTCACATCCTTGGTGGTTCCG ATATATATTTCTGAAGTGGCTCACTCCAAGGTCCGAGGGATGCTGGGTTCATGCGTTCAGCTGATGGTGGTGACAGGCATCCTGGGAGCATACGTAGCAG GCACGGGGCTCCAGTGGCGCTGGCTGGCTGTTCTGGGCTCCCTCCCGCCCTGCGTCATGCTGGGGATGATGGCTTTCATGCCCGAGACGCCGCGCTTCTTGCTGCGTCAGAACAAGCGCTCCGAAGCGATTGCTGCTCTGGAGTTTCTGCGGGGACCCCTGGTGGACCACGAGTGGGAGTGCAGCGAGATCGAAGCGAGTGCTGGAGAGCAG CAGAAGCTGGCTGTAGCGGAGTTCAAGAATCCAGTCATCTACAAGCCGTTCCTAATTGGGATCACCATGATGTTCTTCCAGCAAATGTCGGGGATCAACGCCATCATGTTTTATGCAGAAACAATATTTGAGGAGGCCAACTTCAAG AACAGCAGCATTGCACCCGTCATCGTGGGGTCCATACAAGTCTTTTTCACAGCAGTGGCTGCCCTCTTCATTGACAGAACGGGACGGAAGATACTTCTGGCCGTATCAG GGATCATCATGGCCATCAGTGCAGCAGTGTTTGGGACCTACTTCAAAATAACGGCCCCCAGTCTCGGCAACTCCTCCCACATCGACTCATTGAATGCGCTGCGCATGGAAGAAGGCCACCACCTCTCCTGGCTGGCAGTGCTGAGTCTGGGTCTCTTCATCATGG GTTTTGCCCTGGGCTGGGGTCCAATCCcatggctggtgatgtctgaaaTATTCCCCCTCCGGGCACGAGGAGTGGCCAGTGGTGCCTGTGTCTTGACCAACTGGCTCATGGCGTTTCTGGTAACCAAAGAATTCCATGACTTCATG GTTCTCCTGACTCCTTATGGTACGTTCTGGCTGTTCTCTGCTGCCTGTCTTCTCAACGTGCTCTTCACTGCACTTTGTGTGCCCGAAACCAAAGGAAAGACCCTGGAAGAGATAGAGACTTATTTCCAGGAATCCCGTCAGCCATCTACATTCTGA